A portion of the Chryseobacterium tructae genome contains these proteins:
- the trxB gene encoding thioredoxin-disulfide reductase — protein MEQNILDCVIVGSGPSGFTAAIYVARADLKPELYTGLEPGGQLTTTTEVDNFPGYPAGITGPEMMMDLQKQAERFETKVHYEMITKAEFSKEVGGVHKLYAGNKEILAKSVIISTGATAKYLGLDDEKKYAGGGVSACATCDGFFYRGKDVVVVGAGDTAAEEATYLAKLCRKVTLLVRKDVFRASKAMVHRVENTPNIEVKFHHELIGIEGENSLVERAVIINNQTQETSKVDVEGIFIAIGHKPNTDIFVGQVDLDENGYIVTEKGSSRTNLPGVFAAGDVQDHIYRQAITAAGSGCMAAMDAEKYLAELH, from the coding sequence ATGGAGCAAAACATTTTAGATTGTGTGATCGTTGGATCTGGACCTTCTGGTTTCACAGCTGCTATCTATGTAGCAAGAGCAGACTTAAAGCCTGAATTATATACAGGTTTGGAGCCGGGCGGACAATTAACTACAACTACCGAGGTTGATAACTTTCCAGGATATCCAGCAGGGATTACAGGCCCTGAAATGATGATGGATCTGCAGAAGCAGGCGGAAAGATTTGAAACTAAAGTACATTACGAAATGATCACTAAAGCTGAATTTTCAAAAGAAGTAGGCGGTGTTCACAAATTATATGCTGGAAACAAAGAGATTTTAGCCAAATCGGTAATCATCTCTACAGGAGCTACAGCAAAATACTTAGGTCTTGATGATGAGAAAAAATATGCAGGCGGTGGAGTTTCCGCTTGTGCTACTTGTGACGGATTTTTCTACAGAGGAAAAGATGTAGTGGTAGTAGGAGCAGGAGATACAGCTGCTGAAGAAGCTACTTATCTTGCTAAACTTTGCAGAAAGGTAACATTATTGGTTAGAAAAGACGTTTTCAGAGCTTCAAAAGCAATGGTTCACAGAGTAGAAAATACTCCGAATATCGAAGTGAAATTTCACCATGAATTAATTGGTATTGAAGGCGAAAACAGCTTAGTAGAAAGAGCGGTAATTATCAATAACCAGACTCAGGAGACTTCTAAGGTAGATGTTGAAGGGATCTTCATTGCAATCGGTCACAAACCGAATACAGATATCTTCGTAGGTCAGGTAGATCTTGATGAAAACGGATACATTGTAACAGAAAAAGGTTCTTCAAGAACCAATCTTCCGGGAGTTTTTGCTGCAGGTGACGTTCAGGATCATATCTACAGACAAGCTATTACAGCTGCGGGAAGCGGATGTATGGCTGCAATGGATGCAGAAAAATATTTAGCTGAATTACACTAA
- the holA gene encoding DNA polymerase III subunit delta — translation MKELDLILKNIKNKEVLPIYFFHGEEAYFIDVVVKALEHNFLEEDEKAFNQTVTYGKDTSYQEVLSLARQFPMMGDKQVIIVKEAQDLKFNEEENRILEAYVENPIPSTVLVFAHKHKKLDSRKKAAKALDKANALFLSESVKESNLPKWISDECVKLKIKTAPNISHLLAEYLGNDLSRIANELNKLKIILKEGEVLDGTIVENHIGISKEYNIFELQKALGTKNANTAFKIAHFMGKNPKNNPFVMMLASLYNYFSNVIIYQTMAGQSPQTIASQMGVNPYFVKDYAESARLYPLKHATRVISILREFDMKGKGLGAVNMGEAELIKELVYKIINVDKIKMKV, via the coding sequence ATGAAAGAATTAGATTTAATCCTCAAAAATATTAAAAATAAAGAAGTTTTACCTATTTATTTTTTCCACGGAGAAGAAGCCTACTTTATTGATGTTGTCGTAAAAGCCCTTGAACACAACTTTTTGGAAGAGGATGAAAAGGCCTTCAACCAAACCGTTACCTACGGAAAAGATACTTCTTATCAGGAAGTGCTTTCTTTGGCAAGGCAGTTTCCCATGATGGGTGATAAGCAGGTAATTATCGTGAAAGAAGCTCAGGATCTAAAGTTTAATGAAGAGGAGAACAGAATTCTGGAAGCTTATGTTGAAAACCCTATTCCTTCTACGGTATTGGTTTTTGCTCACAAGCATAAGAAACTGGACAGTAGAAAAAAAGCTGCTAAAGCTCTGGATAAAGCCAATGCTCTTTTTCTCAGCGAATCTGTGAAAGAAAGTAATCTTCCGAAATGGATCTCTGATGAATGTGTGAAACTTAAGATCAAAACGGCTCCTAATATTTCTCATCTTCTGGCAGAATATCTTGGAAATGACCTTTCAAGAATTGCCAATGAACTGAATAAGCTAAAAATTATCCTTAAAGAAGGAGAGGTGTTAGACGGAACGATCGTTGAAAACCATATTGGTATCAGTAAAGAATATAATATTTTTGAACTTCAAAAGGCTTTGGGTACAAAAAACGCCAACACAGCTTTTAAGATTGCTCATTTTATGGGTAAGAATCCCAAAAACAATCCTTTTGTGATGATGCTGGCAAGTCTTTATAATTATTTTTCCAATGTAATCATTTATCAGACGATGGCGGGACAATCGCCACAAACCATAGCCTCACAAATGGGCGTGAACCCTTATTTTGTTAAAGATTATGCAGAAAGTGCAAGGCTATATCCTTTGAAACATGCTACAAGAGTGATTTCCATTCTGAGAGAATTTGATATGAAAGGAAAAGGATTAGGGGCAGTGAATATGGGAGAGGCTGAGCTCATCAAAGAATTGGTGTATAAGATCATTAATGTGGACAAGATTAAAATGAAGGTGTAA
- a CDS encoding type I restriction enzyme HsdR N-terminal domain-containing protein: MELPKLNFQETFDFKFKKDKDKFFIYDLVRKTYLLLTPEEWVRQHWIHYYLTVKSYSTSALITEKKIVLNGLTKRIDLLVTEKTEPIILIECKAPQIKLTEKTFEQTARYNSIIEAKEIILTNGLQHINAYYEDGQYQFYRPQ, translated from the coding sequence ATGGAACTTCCAAAACTGAATTTTCAGGAAACTTTTGATTTTAAATTCAAGAAAGACAAAGATAAGTTTTTTATTTATGATTTAGTTCGCAAAACTTATCTTCTACTCACTCCTGAGGAATGGGTAAGGCAACATTGGATACATTATTATCTTACTGTAAAGTCCTACTCTACCTCTGCTTTAATTACCGAAAAAAAGATTGTTTTAAATGGTCTGACCAAAAGAATCGATCTCTTAGTCACCGAAAAAACAGAGCCTATTATTCTGATCGAATGTAAAGCACCACAAATAAAACTTACGGAAAAAACATTTGAACAAACTGCCAGATACAACTCTATTATCGAAGCTAAGGAAATTATTTTAACAAATGGGCTTCAGCATATTAATGCGTACTATGAAGACGGACAATACCAATTTTACCGCCCTCAATAA
- a CDS encoding HAD family hydrolase, producing the protein MKIKNIVFDFGGVLMDWNPRYFFKDYFRDDEKMEYFLENIAQDEWNIEQDRGRSLSEGTEIQVKKFPEWEKEIRAYYDNWTVMLKSDIPQNVDILRKLKNTDYHLFGLTNWSAETFPYALENYDFFQLFDGKIVVSGTEKLIKPDPKIWHVLLERYNIQATESIFIDDNLKNIEMAQSLGFKTIHILPDTDLKQELAHLGIEIQ; encoded by the coding sequence ATGAAAATTAAAAATATAGTATTCGATTTTGGCGGTGTATTAATGGATTGGAATCCGAGATATTTCTTTAAAGATTATTTCAGGGATGATGAAAAAATGGAATATTTTCTGGAAAATATTGCTCAGGATGAATGGAATATTGAACAGGACAGAGGAAGAAGTCTTTCAGAGGGCACAGAAATCCAGGTGAAAAAGTTTCCGGAATGGGAAAAAGAGATCAGAGCCTATTACGATAACTGGACGGTAATGCTGAAAAGTGATATTCCTCAAAATGTTGATATTTTAAGAAAACTAAAGAACACAGATTACCATCTATTTGGATTAACCAACTGGTCAGCAGAAACTTTTCCTTATGCATTAGAAAATTATGATTTCTTCCAGCTTTTTGATGGAAAAATAGTCGTTTCCGGAACAGAAAAACTGATTAAACCTGATCCTAAAATCTGGCATGTTTTATTGGAAAGATATAATATCCAAGCGACAGAATCTATTTTCATCGATGATAACTTAAAAAATATTGAAATGGCACAATCTCTGGGATTCAAAACCATTCATATCTTGCCAGATACGGATTTGAAGCAGGAACTAGCCCATCTGGGTATCGAAATCCAGTAG
- a CDS encoding thrombospondin type 3 repeat-containing protein produces the protein MRKILLLLLFLFAATSFHTQTIENQEAFKKCRKEFNKKICLSDEDQDNIPLYLDKCPIEAGAAENNGCPWPDTDKDGTLDKDDQCPEIAGSTENAGCPWPDYDNDGILDKDDACPTIPGLPENSGCPRPTQQDCGRFQKQQQIKYEQFQEEHQNIGAIYSLLNKKIMEDVLASHKKEALSRDFGINIGYIQFTSICGVGCDDPYPRNINNFLISKFWNKDIFEYTLKKYNKEILIRRIVFHESMNTELESLMGKETFQYLLQYHDKESDNIIIPSKNKIRPKNYIPIYIQFITPFKIKVVDPTFPKIYEYKNGQWESYKE, from the coding sequence ATGAGAAAAATTTTACTTTTACTTTTATTTTTATTCGCTGCTACAAGCTTTCATACTCAAACTATTGAAAATCAAGAAGCCTTCAAAAAATGTCGCAAAGAATTCAATAAGAAAATCTGTCTTTCGGATGAAGATCAGGACAATATCCCGTTGTATCTTGACAAATGCCCTATAGAAGCCGGTGCAGCAGAAAACAATGGTTGTCCGTGGCCTGATACCGATAAAGATGGCACACTAGATAAAGACGACCAATGTCCCGAAATAGCTGGTTCCACTGAAAATGCAGGCTGTCCATGGCCAGACTATGATAATGATGGCATCCTGGATAAAGATGATGCATGTCCCACAATACCCGGATTACCTGAAAATAGTGGCTGTCCCAGACCTACTCAGCAAGATTGTGGAAGATTTCAAAAGCAACAACAAATAAAATACGAGCAATTTCAGGAAGAACATCAAAATATTGGAGCCATATATAGTCTTCTCAATAAAAAAATCATGGAAGATGTTCTTGCTTCTCATAAAAAAGAGGCACTCAGTCGTGATTTTGGAATCAATATCGGATACATACAATTCACTTCCATATGTGGAGTGGGTTGTGACGATCCCTATCCCAGAAATATCAATAACTTTCTGATTTCAAAATTCTGGAATAAAGATATCTTCGAATACACGTTAAAAAAATACAACAAGGAAATCCTTATCAGAAGAATAGTCTTTCATGAATCTATGAATACTGAACTGGAAAGCTTAATGGGTAAAGAAACTTTTCAGTATCTTCTTCAATATCACGATAAAGAAAGTGACAATATCATCATTCCATCCAAAAATAAAATAAGACCTAAGAATTACATTCCTATATATATACAATTCATAACACCATTTAAAATCAAAGTTGTGGATCCTACCTTTCCAAAAATCTATGAATATAAAAATGGACAATGGGAATCTTATAAAGAGTAA
- a CDS encoding dienelactone hydrolase family protein, translating to MIRSILLTTCIMASGTFFSQNLKQVSYKDGSQKLNGLVTSNAGQKLPGVLILPAWKGIDEEAKTAALKLEKQGYIAFIADIYGEGKIPANNEEAAKSSGYYKQNYKEYQNRIALALEQLKRGGAISDKIAVIGYCFGGTGALESARGNLSVAGVVSIHGSLGRDQSRKIEKLNAKILVENPADDKSVTPEDYNNLIKEMNDGNADWQIITYAHSKHTFTDPKSPDYNETMAKRAWSHTLLFLKEILR from the coding sequence ATGATACGTTCAATCCTATTAACCACATGCATTATGGCATCAGGAACTTTTTTTAGCCAAAATCTTAAACAGGTTTCTTATAAAGACGGCTCACAAAAACTGAATGGTTTAGTCACGTCCAACGCAGGACAGAAGCTTCCCGGAGTCCTCATTCTTCCTGCCTGGAAAGGTATTGATGAAGAGGCCAAAACAGCGGCTCTTAAACTTGAAAAACAAGGCTATATCGCCTTCATTGCAGATATTTATGGAGAAGGTAAGATTCCTGCCAATAATGAAGAAGCAGCCAAAAGCTCAGGATATTATAAACAAAATTATAAAGAGTATCAAAATAGGATTGCATTGGCTTTAGAACAACTAAAAAGAGGCGGAGCCATTTCTGATAAAATTGCAGTAATTGGTTATTGCTTTGGAGGAACAGGTGCTCTGGAGTCTGCAAGAGGAAATCTTTCTGTAGCAGGAGTTGTCTCTATTCATGGAAGTCTGGGAAGGGATCAGAGCAGAAAAATTGAAAAATTGAATGCCAAAATTCTGGTAGAAAATCCAGCCGATGACAAAAGTGTAACCCCGGAAGATTATAACAACCTCATCAAGGAAATGAATGATGGAAATGCAGACTGGCAAATCATTACTTACGCGCATTCCAAGCATACATTCACAGATCCCAAATCACCGGATTATAATGAAACGATGGCCAAAAGAGCCTGGAGCCATACCCTATTGTTTTTAAAAGAAATTCTTAGATAA
- a CDS encoding cupin domain-containing protein, whose translation MKKYKIQQSPFVVPTTDGKLIEEHWGNSTGNSTVSIAHMVAPPDWSEPHQTPQFDEFTYIISGKKQFEIDGEIVVLEKGSSILIEKGARIRYSNPFSEPCEYLAICLPAFSMELVNREVEGVD comes from the coding sequence ATGAAAAAGTATAAAATACAACAGTCTCCTTTTGTAGTTCCTACTACAGACGGAAAATTGATTGAAGAGCATTGGGGAAATTCTACTGGAAATTCTACTGTTTCCATTGCTCACATGGTAGCTCCTCCGGATTGGAGTGAGCCCCATCAAACTCCTCAATTTGATGAATTCACTTACATTATTTCAGGGAAGAAACAGTTTGAAATTGATGGAGAAATCGTTGTTCTGGAAAAAGGAAGCAGTATCCTTATTGAAAAAGGAGCGAGAATTCGTTACAGCAATCCATTTTCAGAACCTTGTGAATATCTTGCGATTTGCTTGCCAGCCTTTTCTATGGAATTGGTTAATAGGGAAGTGGAAGGAGTAGATTAA
- a CDS encoding GNAT family N-acetyltransferase, whose product MNFSIQPILESEEFQLIPLQQGDFESLYEVASDPKVWEQHPNKDRYQREVFENFFRGAMESKGAFKIVEKATGDVLGSSRYYNFDEKDSHIFIGYTFYGTKSWGKGINPKVKKLMLDYILQYVDKVHFHIGKENFRSQKALEKLGGIKIAEEEVAYFAEPTRTNFVYEIKKEAWV is encoded by the coding sequence ATGAATTTTTCTATTCAGCCTATTTTAGAGAGTGAAGAATTTCAATTAATCCCCTTACAACAAGGGGATTTTGAATCTTTATATGAAGTAGCCTCAGATCCTAAAGTATGGGAACAACACCCGAACAAGGATCGTTATCAAAGAGAAGTTTTTGAAAATTTCTTTAGAGGAGCTATGGAAAGCAAAGGTGCTTTTAAAATTGTAGAAAAAGCAACCGGAGATGTATTAGGAAGCAGCCGTTATTATAATTTTGATGAAAAAGACAGTCATATTTTTATAGGCTATACTTTCTATGGTACAAAATCATGGGGAAAGGGAATTAACCCAAAGGTTAAGAAACTGATGCTGGATTATATCTTGCAATATGTAGATAAAGTACATTTTCATATTGGAAAAGAAAATTTCCGTTCACAGAAAGCCCTTGAAAAACTTGGCGGAATAAAAATAGCGGAAGAAGAAGTTGCCTATTTTGCAGAGCCTACAAGAACTAATTTTGTATACGAAATCAAAAAAGAAGCTTGGGTATGA
- a CDS encoding DUF2911 domain-containing protein: protein MKKLLVAVCISVSAFALAQDYSVPAVSPRQKVEQQFSMSKISIDYGRPGVKGRKIFGELVPYGQIWRAGANSSTKITFGQTVNFGGKNVPAGTYGLFIVPTEKEWKVILNKDFQQWGAYTYDPKQDVVDVTVPVNKLADKQEWFEITLNPTDENTGNLVIKWDTNQAEIPLKPAKLDTVIKISDKLKEIQRIESDSNKKG from the coding sequence GTGAAAAAGTTATTAGTAGCAGTTTGTATTTCAGTTTCAGCATTCGCTTTAGCACAGGATTATTCCGTACCAGCGGTGAGCCCACGTCAGAAAGTAGAACAGCAGTTTTCTATGTCAAAAATTTCTATCGATTATGGAAGACCAGGAGTAAAAGGGCGTAAAATTTTTGGAGAACTAGTTCCTTATGGTCAGATTTGGAGAGCAGGAGCGAACTCATCTACAAAAATTACATTCGGACAGACCGTTAATTTTGGCGGGAAAAATGTTCCGGCAGGAACGTACGGATTATTCATTGTTCCTACAGAAAAAGAATGGAAAGTAATTTTGAATAAAGATTTCCAACAATGGGGAGCGTATACCTACGACCCTAAACAAGATGTAGTAGATGTTACTGTACCAGTGAACAAACTGGCAGATAAGCAGGAATGGTTTGAAATTACCCTGAACCCAACAGATGAAAACACAGGAAACCTTGTGATCAAATGGGATACGAACCAGGCTGAAATTCCATTGAAACCAGCAAAATTGGATACTGTAATTAAGATTTCTGATAAATTGAAAGAAATCCAGAGAATAGAATCAGACTCTAACAAAAAAGGCTAA
- a CDS encoding methylated-DNA--[protein]-cysteine S-methyltransferase, which yields MIDLKRIETLLGTMVACADEHGICLLEFSDRKALPTELKNISTYFNANIVQGENPHFITLEKELGEYFEGKRIEFTVPLSPVGTTFQKQVWEILQQIPYGATRSYQEQADILGNPKSVRAVANANGLNKISILIPCHRVIGSNGQLTGYGGGIWRKQKLLELEKAILF from the coding sequence ATCATTGATTTAAAAAGAATTGAAACTTTATTGGGAACCATGGTGGCTTGTGCTGATGAACACGGAATTTGTCTGCTGGAATTTTCAGACAGAAAGGCTCTCCCTACAGAACTAAAGAATATTTCAACTTATTTTAATGCTAATATTGTACAAGGGGAAAATCCTCATTTTATAACCTTGGAAAAAGAGCTTGGCGAATATTTTGAAGGCAAAAGAATTGAATTTACCGTTCCTCTTTCTCCTGTGGGAACAACTTTTCAGAAACAGGTTTGGGAGATTCTACAGCAAATCCCTTATGGAGCTACCAGAAGCTATCAGGAACAGGCCGATATTCTTGGAAATCCTAAGTCTGTTCGGGCAGTGGCCAATGCTAATGGACTCAATAAAATATCCATTTTGATTCCCTGTCATCGGGTTATTGGAAGCAATGGGCAGCTAACGGGTTATGGTGGCGGGATCTGGAGAAAACAAAAATTATTGGAACTAGAGAAAGCTATTTTGTTTTGA
- a CDS encoding isocitrate lyase/PEP mutase family protein, with translation MISFKSLHRKEEPLLVGNVWNVQSAKVYETLKYKALATSSSAVAVSLGYEDGEQMSFEEYFYIIKRIKASVSIPLSVDLESGYGRTDEIIVSNIIKLLEIGIVGINLEDSCVIDGERQLLDRNLFFEKLSNILSMLKDRRGEIFINVRTDPFLLGTENALEETLKRVELFEKINVDGIFVPGMTDEEDIKAIVKATSLPINVMCLPDLPDFETLKSAGVKRITSGAFLNRHIYDELEKISNTITINKSFTALFI, from the coding sequence ATGATCAGTTTCAAAAGTTTACATCGGAAAGAAGAGCCTTTATTAGTAGGGAATGTGTGGAATGTACAAAGCGCAAAAGTATACGAAACGTTAAAGTACAAAGCCTTGGCAACTTCAAGTTCAGCAGTAGCGGTGAGCTTAGGATATGAAGATGGGGAACAAATGAGTTTCGAAGAATATTTTTATATAATTAAAAGAATAAAAGCATCTGTTTCAATACCTTTATCTGTTGATTTGGAAAGCGGGTATGGGAGAACTGATGAGATCATTGTTTCCAATATTATCAAACTGTTGGAAATCGGCATAGTCGGAATAAATCTGGAAGATAGCTGTGTTATTGACGGAGAAAGACAGCTTTTAGACAGAAACTTATTCTTTGAAAAACTAAGCAATATTTTGTCAATGCTAAAAGATAGACGAGGTGAAATCTTTATCAATGTAAGAACGGATCCTTTTTTATTGGGAACGGAAAATGCATTGGAAGAGACGCTAAAGAGAGTTGAACTGTTTGAAAAAATTAATGTTGATGGAATTTTCGTTCCCGGGATGACGGACGAAGAGGATATTAAAGCAATTGTCAAGGCAACATCACTTCCAATTAACGTTATGTGTTTACCTGATCTTCCGGATTTTGAAACTTTGAAATCAGCAGGTGTAAAAAGAATTACTTCAGGCGCTTTTTTAAACAGACATATTTATGATGAACTGGAAAAAATAAGCAATACAATTACCATTAACAAAAGCTTTACTGCACTTTTTATCTGA
- a CDS encoding methylated-DNA--[protein]-cysteine S-methyltransferase — translation MEFIHQKTIQTPLGEMIACAIDQGICLLEFTDRKNFEKQLKSLSKTLKAEIVEKEHIHFQQLETELGEYFEGKRSQFEIPLFTTGTEFQEKVWQLLREIPMGEIRTYKQQSELLGNPKAIRAVGTANGINKIAILIPCHRVIGSSGELVGYAGGIWRKQKLLELEKAILF, via the coding sequence ATGGAATTCATACATCAAAAAACGATACAGACTCCACTTGGAGAAATGATTGCCTGCGCGATTGATCAGGGAATCTGCCTGTTGGAATTTACAGACAGGAAAAATTTTGAAAAGCAACTGAAGTCCCTATCAAAGACATTGAAGGCTGAAATCGTAGAAAAAGAGCATATTCATTTTCAACAGCTCGAAACCGAATTGGGCGAATATTTTGAAGGAAAAAGATCACAGTTTGAGATCCCGTTATTCACCACAGGTACTGAATTTCAGGAAAAAGTTTGGCAGTTGCTGCGCGAAATACCAATGGGAGAGATCAGAACCTATAAACAACAATCTGAACTGCTGGGAAATCCCAAAGCTATACGTGCTGTAGGTACTGCTAATGGGATCAATAAGATTGCCATTTTAATTCCGTGCCATCGTGTGATTGGCTCCAGCGGTGAATTGGTAGGGTATGCAGGCGGAATCTGGAGAAAGCAAAAGCTGCTGGAATTGGAAAAAGCAATTTTATTTTAG
- a CDS encoding alpha/beta hydrolase produces MNNWFKIIYLSIFSFFTLGRAQEKLTIGEKQTVFSKVLNENREIWVHLPKTYNDTNIHPAKYPVIYLLDGEINFEYYTGLTDFIARTPYADMPECIVVGIKNTERTRDLTPTKSQKKSPVNPSLTLFADSGGSENFVKFLQDELKPFISKNYRTQDYSVLAGHSFGGLFAINVLIGHPDYFNAYVANDPSLWWDNEVTLSRTKDYLDKHKNFPVNKFLYVSQADNEEQQKNWNSDMTQAIEKFKAMVEKNGTLNYKHRFFEGETHGTVSYPGNYEALKFIFKGFRTDIKQLAKNPGLLEAEYKKFSGKMGAEFTPSESCLNVILKFMKGNDFKESEMYFIKLKDKLYPKIK; encoded by the coding sequence ATGAACAACTGGTTTAAAATTATATATCTATCTATATTTTCATTCTTCACACTTGGAAGGGCTCAGGAAAAGCTTACTATTGGGGAAAAACAAACAGTGTTTTCAAAGGTTTTAAATGAAAACAGGGAGATCTGGGTTCATCTGCCTAAAACGTATAATGATACCAACATTCATCCTGCAAAATATCCGGTGATCTATCTTTTAGATGGTGAGATCAATTTTGAATATTATACCGGGTTGACAGATTTTATCGCCAGAACTCCTTACGCTGATATGCCGGAATGTATTGTTGTAGGCATTAAAAATACAGAACGTACAAGAGATCTTACACCTACAAAATCTCAAAAGAAAAGCCCGGTAAATCCGTCTCTGACTCTTTTTGCAGACAGCGGTGGAAGTGAAAACTTTGTGAAATTCTTACAGGACGAGCTGAAACCTTTCATCAGCAAAAACTACAGAACGCAGGATTACTCTGTGTTGGCAGGTCATTCATTTGGAGGCTTGTTTGCCATTAATGTTTTGATTGGCCATCCGGATTATTTCAATGCCTATGTTGCTAATGATCCAAGCCTGTGGTGGGATAATGAAGTAACACTTTCAAGAACAAAAGACTATCTTGATAAACATAAAAATTTTCCTGTCAATAAGTTTTTATATGTTTCTCAGGCTGATAATGAAGAGCAACAGAAAAACTGGAATTCTGATATGACACAAGCCATAGAAAAATTTAAAGCCATGGTAGAGAAAAATGGGACATTGAACTATAAACACCGTTTTTTTGAAGGGGAAACCCATGGAACGGTTTCTTATCCCGGAAACTATGAAGCGCTAAAGTTTATATTCAAAGGTTTCAGAACAGATATTAAGCAGCTCGCTAAAAATCCAGGGTTACTGGAAGCAGAGTATAAAAAATTCTCAGGAAAAATGGGAGCAGAATTTACTCCTTCCGAATCCTGCCTGAATGTGATTCTTAAATTCATGAAAGGAAATGATTTTAAAGAATCCGAAATGTATTTTATAAAGCTGAAAGACAAGCTTTATCCAAAAATTAAATAA
- a CDS encoding PepSY-associated TM helix domain-containing protein: MENKKTNPKKKQGKSLTKRITGWLHLWLGLVSGIILLAVTLSGTVFVFCDEIVDLCGGSAKYIQAPANTKKMSPEELLAKFHEQVPDRKAFYFDTYREADRTFRVASATKPPKDKNTEKAEKPKGKGRGPRGVFAYHYLDPYTGKVMGSTKSYEFFYVVAHIHAQLLAGKLGKTVVGVASIIFFIQLISGLILWWPKKWNKTTRTTAFKIKSGTKWRRKNYDFHNVFGFYSLLPAVFITITGLIMAYKVLTDLTQVTFGGVPDAHKIAEKFDPKYDPDKKALSFTDFIDRSFKEIPQAEQVRMSIPRKDSATVYNVMAAKFIGLKSIVDGKSKEVNKYTGDEINYPKEVLMHEVIEHMNFDLHVGYWGGMFGKIFTLLSGLSVAVFPLQVS; the protein is encoded by the coding sequence ATGGAAAATAAAAAAACTAACCCCAAGAAAAAACAAGGGAAATCCCTGACCAAAAGAATTACAGGATGGCTCCATCTCTGGCTTGGACTTGTTTCCGGGATCATACTCCTTGCCGTTACACTTTCCGGAACAGTTTTCGTCTTCTGTGACGAGATCGTTGACCTTTGTGGAGGAAGTGCCAAATATATTCAGGCTCCGGCTAATACTAAAAAAATGTCTCCTGAGGAACTGTTGGCTAAATTTCATGAACAGGTTCCGGATCGAAAAGCATTTTATTTTGATACCTATAGAGAAGCAGACAGAACATTCCGTGTAGCTTCTGCTACCAAACCGCCAAAAGATAAGAATACTGAAAAAGCAGAAAAGCCGAAAGGAAAAGGTCGTGGGCCAAGAGGAGTATTTGCCTATCATTATCTTGATCCTTATACCGGAAAAGTGATGGGTTCTACAAAAAGCTATGAGTTTTTCTATGTGGTAGCCCATATTCATGCACAATTGCTGGCAGGTAAATTGGGAAAAACGGTAGTAGGAGTGGCTTCTATTATATTTTTTATTCAGTTAATCAGTGGCTTGATCCTCTGGTGGCCAAAAAAATGGAATAAGACGACAAGAACTACCGCATTTAAGATCAAATCAGGAACGAAATGGCGCAGAAAGAATTATGATTTTCATAATGTTTTCGGATTTTATTCTCTATTACCAGCCGTATTTATTACCATTACAGGATTGATTATGGCGTATAAGGTTTTAACAGATCTTACTCAGGTTACTTTTGGAGGAGTTCCCGATGCTCATAAAATTGCTGAAAAATTTGATCCCAAGTATGATCCGGATAAAAAAGCATTGTCGTTTACAGATTTTATAGACCGAAGCTTTAAAGAAATTCCTCAGGCAGAGCAGGTCAGAATGAGTATTCCACGTAAGGATTCTGCAACAGTTTACAATGTAATGGCTGCTAAATTTATTGGGTTAAAAAGTATTGTTGACGGGAAAAGTAAAGAAGTTAATAAATATACCGGAGACGAAATTAATTACCCAAAAGAAGTGCTGATGCATGAAGTGATAGAACATATGAATTTCGATCTGCATGTAGGCTATTGGGGCGGTATGTTCGGGAAAATATTCACTTTATTATCGGGATTATCTGTAGCAGTCTTCCCATTACAGGTTTCCTGA